TTCCTCCTCATCATCTTCTTCCGTCCGCAAGGCTTCTTCGGGCGCATGGTCGAGAGGACGTGACCATGCTCCGGATGCGTTCACTGCTGCCTCCCCTGCTCTTCACGCTCGCTTATGCCGGGATCTCGCTCGGCGTCACCAACTCCTACTACCAGCTGATCCTGACGCTGGTGCCGGTATGGGCGGTGTTCGGCCTGTCGTGGAATCTGCTCAGCGGCTACACCGGACTGATCTCGTTCGGCCACGCCGCCTTCTTCGGGATCGGCGCCTATGCGACCGCGCTCGGCCAGATCTATTTCGACATCTCGCCCTGGCTGCTGATCCCGGTCGCCGCCGTGCTCGGCGGCATCGCCGGGCTCCTGATCGGATTTCCGACCTTTCGCCTGCAGGGTCACTACTTCGCGCTGGCGATGCTCGCCTATCCGCTCGCCATTCTCTACGTGTTCGAGTGGCTCGGCTTCCAGGAGGTGACGCTGCCGATCAAACGCGACGCGCCGATCGCCTACATGCAGTTCGCCGATCCCCGCCTCTACACGCTGCTTGGGCTGGCGCTGATGCTCGGCACCATCGTGCTGACGCAAATCATCGAGCGATCGCGCTTCGGCATGGCGCTGCTCGCGATCAAGCAGAACGAAGCCGCGGCTGAAGCGGCCGGGATCAACACGCTGGCCTGGAAGCTGCGCGCGATCACGCTCAGCGGTGCCATTGCCGCGGCGATCGGAGGGTTCTACGCGCAGGTGCTGCTGGTCGTGACCCCGGCATCGGTGTTCGGCATGCTGGTGTCGGCGCAGGCGCTGACGGTCGCGATGTTCGGCGGCGTCGGCACGGTCTGGGGCCCGGTGATCGGATCGGTGATCCTGATTCCGCTCGCCGAGATCCTGCACGCCGAAGCCGGCGCGCGCATCCCCGGCATTCAGGGCGTCATCTTCGGCCTTGCCATCGTCTGCGTCATCCTGCTCGCGCCGGAAGGCTTGTTCTGGAAGCTGCGCGATCTCCTGCGCAAGCGGAATGCCGCCAAGGCAACGGCGAGCGACACCGCGGAAACGGTCGCCGCCAATGTCACCGCGCTGCGGCCGGCTTCGCCGCGTCCCGCGACCGGTGAAGTCGTGCTCGAGGTCTGCAATCTCTCGCGTTCCTTCGGCGGCCTCAAGGCCGTGCAGGATGTCAGCTTCAAGCTGCACAAGAACGAGATCCTCGGCATCATCGGACCCAACGGCGCCGGCAAGACCACGCTGTTCAATCTGCTCAACGGCTTCCTCAAGCCGAGCCAGGGCGAGGTGCTGATCGACGGCCGCAAAATGTCGGGACAGCGGCCGCACGTGATCTGCGAGGCCGGCATCGGCCGCACCTTCCAGGTGATGCGGCCGTTCCTGCGCATGTCGATCCTCGACAACGTCGTGGTCGGCGCCTATGTACGCGCCCGCACCGACGACCAGGCGCGCCAGTTCGCGGCCGACGCAGTTGCCCGCGTCGGGCTGTCCGCGGTGGCCGATCGTGTCGCCGGCGAGCTCTCGACCAAGGAGCTGCGGCTGATGGAGCTGGCCCGCGCGATCGCCGGCCAGCCGCGTATCCTGCTGCTCGACGAGACGCTCGCAGGCCTCGGCCACGGCGAGGCCGACGAGGTCGTCGCAGTGATCCAGCAGCTCGCGCGCGACGGCATGACCATCGCCATCATCGAGCACACCATGCAGGCGATGGTGCGCCTCGTCGATCGCTTCCTCGTGCTCGACCACGGCGCCGTCATCACCGAGGGCCTGCCCGAAGTGGTGACGCGCGACAGCCGTGTCGTCGAGGCCTATCTCGGCAAGAAGTGGGCGGGCCATGCTGCGAATTGAAGGTTTGAGCGCGGGCTACTCCGCAAAACCCGTTCTGAACGACGTCTCGATCGAAGTCGGCGCCGGCCAGTTCGTCGCGATCGTCGGCCCCAACGGAGCGGGCAAGACCACGCTGTTCAAGACGATCTCCGGCATCGTCAAGCCGAGCGGCGGCGCGATTACGTTCGACGGCGTCGATCTGCTCGCGGTACCGCCGCCGCAGCGCGCGCATCTCGGCATCGCCCACGTCCCGGAGGGACGCCAGGTCTTCCCGTCACTGACCGTGATGGAGAATCTTGAAATGGGTGCGATGACGGAAAGCGGCCGCCGCGACTGGCAGACCAACATCGAACGCATCTTCGAATGGCTGCCGGTGCTGAAGGAGCGCCGCGATCAGTTCGCGGGCACGATGTCCGGCGGCCAGCAGCAGATGCTCGCGATCGGCCGCGGCCTCGCCTCCTCGCCGAAGCTCCTGATGCTGGACGAGCCCTCGATGGGGCTCGCGCCTTCGACCGCCGACTTCATCTTCGAACGCCTGATCGATATCCGGCGTCAGTCCGGGCTGACCATGCTGCTGGTCGAGCAGCGCGTCGCGGAAGCGCTGGAATCCGCCGACCACGGCTACGTCCTCGAAGCCGGACATGTCGTGCTCGAAGGCAACAACGACACGCTGCGCGCCGACGATCGGGTGCGCAAGGCCTATCTCGGCATGTGAACACCATAAAAGCAAAGACCAGGGAGAAACAAAATGAACAAGACATCAAAAGGACTGACGCGGCGCACTGTGCTGTCCGGCGCCGCCGCCGTCGGCCTCGCCGGCGTGGCACGCGCGCAGACGCCGGCGGAGGTGAAGGTCGGACTGATCGTGCCGCTGTCGGGCATCTACACCCGCCCCGGCCAAGTGATGAAGATGGGCGCCGAGATGGGCATCGAGCACATCAACGCGCAGGGCGGCATCAAGGCACTCGGCGGCGCCAAGCTGAAGCTGGTCGTGATCGACTGCGGCGACACCACCGAGAAGGCCAAGAACGCGGCGCAGCGCATGGTGGCGCAGGAGCCTGATCTGGTCGCCGCCACCGGCTCCTATCTCTCGTCCTTCACGCTCGCAGTCACCGAGGTGACCGAGCGCGCCGAGCTGCCGGTGCTCACGCTGTCCTATTCGGATCTTTTGACCGACCGCGGTTTCAAATACATCTTCCAGACCGCTGCGACCGCGAGCCGCCAGTCCGAGCTCGGCCTGCCGACGCTGATGAAGCTCGCCGAGAATGCTTCCGGCAAGAAACCGAAGACCGTGGCGATGCTGATGGACAACACCGCGACGTCGGTTGCCACGGCCAAGGCACTCAAGGAAAAACTGTTCGCGCAGGAAGCCCTGCAGCTCGTCGTCGAGGAAGTCTGGACCCCGCCGCTGTCGGATGCGACGCCGCTGATCCAGAAGGTTCGCTCGGCCAAGCCCGATCTGCTGCTGTTCATGCCGAACGCGGTATCCGACGCCAAGCTCGGCCTCGAGAAGATCAGCGAGTTCGGCCTGGGCCAGGGCAAGATCCCGACGGTGTCCTTCAGCATCACCATTGCCGAGCCCGACATGCTGCAGAGCGTGAGCCCGGAGACGGTGCAAGGCATCATGACCATCGTCGCCAATTGGGGTTCGAAGGGCCACGAGGCGCTGATCGCCGAGCTCAAGGCCAAGTACAAGGAGCCCTGGATGACGCAGAACGTCATCTCGACCTATGGCGACATGTGGCTGATGAAGGAAGCGCTGGAGAAGGCCGGCAAGGCCGACCGCAATGCGGTCGCGCAGGCCTTCCGCACCATGGATGCCGGCCCGTCGAAATATTATCCGGGCGGCCAGCTCAAATTCGACGAGAAGGGCCGTCGCGTCGGCGCCGGCGTCGTCATCGTGCAATGGCAATCGGGCGTGCCTGTCACCGTCTATCCGCCCGAGCTCGCGCAGGCGCAGCCGTTCTGGCCGAAGAAGTCCTAAGCATCGCGCAAATCCTGGGGAGGAGACTGTCATGACTGCCAAGAGCAAGATCACGATATCGCGGCGAACCCTGCTTGCCGGCGCTTCCGGCACGCTGATCGCATCCCGCGCCTGGGCGCAGCAGCCGGCAGAGGTCAAGGTCGGCCTGCTGGTGCCGATTTCCGGCCTCTATGCCCGTCCGGGAACGGTGATGCGCGAAGGCGCCGAGATGGCAATCGACCACATCAACACGCAGGGCGGCATCAAGGCGCTCGGCGGCGCCAAGCTGAAGCTCGTCGTGCTGGATTCCGGCGACACCACCGAGAAGGCCAAGAACGCCGCCCAGCGCATGGTGGCACAGGAGACCGATCTGGTTGCGGCCAGCGGCGCCTATCTGTCCTCGTTCACGCTCGCCGTGACCGAAGTGACCGAGCGCGCCAATTTGCCGATGCTCACCCTCTCCTACTCCGACCTGATCACCGAGCGCGGCTTCAAATACGTGTTCCAGACCGCGGCCACCGCGGGGTCGCAGGCCAAACAGGCATTGCCCCAGCTCATCAAGCTGGCGGAGACGGCCTCCGGCAAGCGGCCGAAGACGGTCGCGATCCTCACCGACAACACGGGCGCCTCGATCGCCTCGGCAAAGGCAATGCGCGAGGGCCTGCTGGCGGAGAACCAGCTGCAGCTGATCGTCGACGAGACGTTCACCCCGCCGCTGGCGGATGCGACCTCGCTGGTGCAGAAGATCCGTTCGGCCAAGCCCGACCTGCTGTTCTTCCTGCCGACCGTGATCTCGGACGCAAAACTGCTGCTCGAGAAGATGAACGAGTTCGGTCTCGGCCAGGGCAAGATCCCGACGATCTCGTTCGGCATCGCGATCGCCGAGCCGGACATGCTGCAGACCGTGAGCCCCGAACTGCTGCAGGGCGTGTTGACCTGCGTCGCGAGTTGGGGCGCCAAGGGGCATGAGGCGCTGATCGCCGAATTGAAGACCCGCTACAAGGAGCCGTGGATGACGCAGAACGCGATCTCCACCTACGGCGACATGTGGGTGATCAAGGACGCGCTGGAGAAAGCCGGCAAGGCCGACCGCGTCGCCGTCGGCGAAGCGCTGCGCACCATGGATGGCGGCCCCTCGAAATACTATCCGCTGGGCGAGATCAAGTTCGACGAGAAGGGCCGCCGCGTCGGCGCCGGCATGACCATCGTGCAGTGGCAAACCGGCATTCCAGTGACGGTGTTCCCGCCCGAACTCGCGCTGGCAAAACCGTTCTGGCCCAAAAGCTGACCACGCCGAACCAAAAAACGGAGAACAACATGGACAAGGCGACCTACGACCGCGGCCTCGAGATCCGCAAGAGCGTGCTCGGCAACGAATTCGTCGACAAGGCGATCGCATCAGCGGACGAATTCAACCGGCCGATGCAGGACCTCACCACGGAATATTGCTGGGGTTACGTCTGGGGCCGCGAAGGCCTCACCCGCAAGACGCGCAGCTTCCTCAATCTGGCGATGCTCTGCGCACTCAACCGGCCGCACGAGCTGAAGACTCACGTCCGCGGCGCGCTCGCCAATGGCGCGACCAAGGAGGAAATTCGCGAGGTCTTCATGCAGGTCGCGATCTATTGCGGCGTGCCGGCCGGCGTCGATGCGTTCCGCAACGCGAAGGAAGTCTTCGCCGAGCTCGACAGGAAGTAGCGGAGCAGGACTGCAAATGAAGGGCAAATGGGCACTCGTGACCGGCGCGACTGCGGGCCTCGGCTTCGCCATCGCGGAAGGCCTGGCCGGCGCGGGCGCCAATATTGTCCTGCACGACCTCGTCGCGCCGAAGCAGGCCGCGGATGATCTCCGCGCCCGCTTCGGCGTGGAGGTCGTCGCAGCCGGCGTCGATCTGTCCCGGCGTGAAGCGATCGAAGCCATGATGGCCGATCTGCACGTCCGCTGCGGCGCCATCGATATTCTCGTCAACAACGCCGTTGTCAGGCATTTCTCCGCGATCGAGCAGTTTCCACCTGAGAAGTGGGAGCAGGCGCTTGCCGTCAATCTGTCGGCGCCGTTCCATCTGATCCGCCTGGCGCTGCCGGCGATGAAGCAGCGCAACTGGGGCCGGATCGTCAATTTGGGCTCGATCTATTCGAGCCGCGCGGTCGAGGACCGTATCGACTACGTCACCACCAAGACGGCGATCGCAGGCATGACCCGCGCTGTCGCCATCGAGACGGCGCGCAGCGGCATCACCTGCAACACGCTCTGCCCCGGCACACTGCCGACGCCCGCGATCCTGAACAAGATCGCGACGATGGCGCAGACCAGCAGCCGTCCCGTCGCGGACGTGACGCGCGACTATCTCGGCGAGCGCCAGCCGACGCAGCGCTTCATCGACATGGACGCCGTCGCCGCCATGGTCGTCTTCCTCTGCGGCCCCGCCGCAAACGACATCACCGGCGCCAGCCTGCCGATCGACGGCGGCTGGTCGGTCGCATGAGAACTGGAATGGGAGTGCTGCGATGACTGAACAATCAGGCCAGACCGTCGTGCTGACCGGCGCCGCCGGTGGGATGGGGCGCGCCATCACCAAGGCACTGCTCGACAGCGGCCGCCGTGTCGTGCTGGTCGATCGCGACGCCAAGGCGCTTCAGGAACT
The sequence above is drawn from the Bradyrhizobium amphicarpaeae genome and encodes:
- a CDS encoding ABC transporter permease subunit, yielding MLRMRSLLPPLLFTLAYAGISLGVTNSYYQLILTLVPVWAVFGLSWNLLSGYTGLISFGHAAFFGIGAYATALGQIYFDISPWLLIPVAAVLGGIAGLLIGFPTFRLQGHYFALAMLAYPLAILYVFEWLGFQEVTLPIKRDAPIAYMQFADPRLYTLLGLALMLGTIVLTQIIERSRFGMALLAIKQNEAAAEAAGINTLAWKLRAITLSGAIAAAIGGFYAQVLLVVTPASVFGMLVSAQALTVAMFGGVGTVWGPVIGSVILIPLAEILHAEAGARIPGIQGVIFGLAIVCVILLAPEGLFWKLRDLLRKRNAAKATASDTAETVAANVTALRPASPRPATGEVVLEVCNLSRSFGGLKAVQDVSFKLHKNEILGIIGPNGAGKTTLFNLLNGFLKPSQGEVLIDGRKMSGQRPHVICEAGIGRTFQVMRPFLRMSILDNVVVGAYVRARTDDQARQFAADAVARVGLSAVADRVAGELSTKELRLMELARAIAGQPRILLLDETLAGLGHGEADEVVAVIQQLARDGMTIAIIEHTMQAMVRLVDRFLVLDHGAVITEGLPEVVTRDSRVVEAYLGKKWAGHAAN
- a CDS encoding ABC transporter ATP-binding protein, whose protein sequence is MLRIEGLSAGYSAKPVLNDVSIEVGAGQFVAIVGPNGAGKTTLFKTISGIVKPSGGAITFDGVDLLAVPPPQRAHLGIAHVPEGRQVFPSLTVMENLEMGAMTESGRRDWQTNIERIFEWLPVLKERRDQFAGTMSGGQQQMLAIGRGLASSPKLLMLDEPSMGLAPSTADFIFERLIDIRRQSGLTMLLVEQRVAEALESADHGYVLEAGHVVLEGNNDTLRADDRVRKAYLGM
- a CDS encoding ABC transporter substrate-binding protein, with amino-acid sequence MNKTSKGLTRRTVLSGAAAVGLAGVARAQTPAEVKVGLIVPLSGIYTRPGQVMKMGAEMGIEHINAQGGIKALGGAKLKLVVIDCGDTTEKAKNAAQRMVAQEPDLVAATGSYLSSFTLAVTEVTERAELPVLTLSYSDLLTDRGFKYIFQTAATASRQSELGLPTLMKLAENASGKKPKTVAMLMDNTATSVATAKALKEKLFAQEALQLVVEEVWTPPLSDATPLIQKVRSAKPDLLLFMPNAVSDAKLGLEKISEFGLGQGKIPTVSFSITIAEPDMLQSVSPETVQGIMTIVANWGSKGHEALIAELKAKYKEPWMTQNVISTYGDMWLMKEALEKAGKADRNAVAQAFRTMDAGPSKYYPGGQLKFDEKGRRVGAGVVIVQWQSGVPVTVYPPELAQAQPFWPKKS
- a CDS encoding ABC transporter substrate-binding protein; the protein is MTAKSKITISRRTLLAGASGTLIASRAWAQQPAEVKVGLLVPISGLYARPGTVMREGAEMAIDHINTQGGIKALGGAKLKLVVLDSGDTTEKAKNAAQRMVAQETDLVAASGAYLSSFTLAVTEVTERANLPMLTLSYSDLITERGFKYVFQTAATAGSQAKQALPQLIKLAETASGKRPKTVAILTDNTGASIASAKAMREGLLAENQLQLIVDETFTPPLADATSLVQKIRSAKPDLLFFLPTVISDAKLLLEKMNEFGLGQGKIPTISFGIAIAEPDMLQTVSPELLQGVLTCVASWGAKGHEALIAELKTRYKEPWMTQNAISTYGDMWVIKDALEKAGKADRVAVGEALRTMDGGPSKYYPLGEIKFDEKGRRVGAGMTIVQWQTGIPVTVFPPELALAKPFWPKS
- a CDS encoding carboxymuconolactone decarboxylase family protein, whose protein sequence is MDKATYDRGLEIRKSVLGNEFVDKAIASADEFNRPMQDLTTEYCWGYVWGREGLTRKTRSFLNLAMLCALNRPHELKTHVRGALANGATKEEIREVFMQVAIYCGVPAGVDAFRNAKEVFAELDRK
- a CDS encoding SDR family oxidoreductase — encoded protein: MKGKWALVTGATAGLGFAIAEGLAGAGANIVLHDLVAPKQAADDLRARFGVEVVAAGVDLSRREAIEAMMADLHVRCGAIDILVNNAVVRHFSAIEQFPPEKWEQALAVNLSAPFHLIRLALPAMKQRNWGRIVNLGSIYSSRAVEDRIDYVTTKTAIAGMTRAVAIETARSGITCNTLCPGTLPTPAILNKIATMAQTSSRPVADVTRDYLGERQPTQRFIDMDAVAAMVVFLCGPAANDITGASLPIDGGWSVA